Within the Sylvia atricapilla isolate bSylAtr1 chromosome 10, bSylAtr1.pri, whole genome shotgun sequence genome, the region GTTTCTCTTTATCAGATAtgatttacttttaaaaattacagcataAAATAGACCAGTTCCAGAAAACCAAGAGccacagaaaattaataaatgtctCCCTGCACATTGCTGAAAGTAGAATTACATTTGTGACGTTTTCAGATAACAAATGAAACACAGCATCCACTAGCCTACAGAGTAATGTGACTAGAGTTCAGTGTTgggataaaacaaaaaaaaatgttttacctGACATTTCTGAGTCTCCTTGCCCCAGCTGACATGTGAGGAGAGGGGATGATGGAATCAAAACTGTTAGCAGCAGGGGCAAGTGCTAAATCAGGTATTTAGGAAACAGGATCATCTgcaaaggaatttctttttgtcCCATGATTATGTTTTAGAGAGAGGCCAAACACTCAAGGAGAGGTTCTGCCCTAGTCCATATGCACATTTCTTGTCCTTCTTGAACCCAGGAGCAGATGCAAATCTGAATTGAAGTGAGGTGCTAATATACCAGGATAGAAACTGCTTAGCTGAAACAATAAATCTTACCTTCTCAAGTTCCATTgcataattaatttcttaataaaGCTTCACAGAATGGTGtggattggaaggaaccttaaagatcatcttgttccatcccgcctgccttgggcagggacacctgccaccaTCCCacgttgctccaagccccatccagccaggccttggacacttccagggatggggcatccacagcttctccgggcacctgtgccagggcctcagcaccttcattaggaagaatttattcccactatctaatctaaacctgccctctttcaaTGTAAAGCCATTATCCCTCACTTATCAGATAACCACTTGTAATTGGattattacattttgaaatgaaatgccTGTTCTGTTAGCCTTTCAATAGATTTTCCAATAGGTGGAATATCAGTTTATCTGCATTCTTCACCTTTACAGCCTTGCATTTCACAGTTTGGTGACCCTTTGGGAGATTCAGCTTTGGTAATAACCCACTGAATGGGGAATTGTGGAGGAGCATTATGTAATAAGTGGCTACAGGCCATAAAATGTTAAATTTCAAAAGCCTGATTTTATTCACGATATAATTCTGTCAGTTTCGGTGGTTTGTGCCAGGGCTGTTGGTTTTGAATCTGAATCTGGCTGTTTGGTTTTGAGTGTAATTTGCAGTGTCCAGCAAACAGTAAAGGATGTAGGTCCTATATTAAGATGTATATAATAGATGCTTGGATTTTGGTCAATAGgtagtattttaaaagtgaattgGTTAAACTGTTAATGTAAATGGAGAGGGATTATGGGAGGTGGGGATTTGTACGCAGCTCTTGGAAACCGACATCGCAAGGCTGCTGTTTCTCACCCTGATCACTTATTTTATAAGCGCCAGGTTTCGCATACAAACGCTTTCTCTAATCAGAAGCGTTTACGGCTGCCTCGCAGGTACAATCGAGCAGTAACACTCAGCTAGCGCGGAGCAGCGTTCCTCGCCTGGCCGGTGCCCGTCACTGGGCGCGCTACGGCGCTCCCGGGCACAGAGCGCCTCCTAAAGCCCCGACAGCCAGCGGGACCCGAAGAAGCACGGGCAGAGCCGGTCCCCTCCGAGAGGCAGCCCGGGGGCGCAGCCCGGGGGCGCAGCCCGGCGCGGGGCGCAGCCCGGCGGGATCCGGTGCCGGCCGCGCTCTGCACCGCCGCCAGCCCCCGCAGCTGCACGGGGCTCCCGCCGGCAGCCGGGTCACGTGTGCGGGCCGTAATCCCGGCGAGGGGGTGTCGTTACCGGGGAAgggggcggcgggaggagggGCTGCCGCCGATGAGGGCTGAAgccgggagcgcggccggcTGCGGGCGCCGGAGCCGCGGGCGCCGCTGCGGGCGAGGCGGGGGCTGCGGCCATGGCCTGGCCCTGCATCAGCCGGGTGTGCTGCTTGGCCCGCTTCTGGAGCCAGCTGGACAAGTCCGACCTCTCCGTGCCGCTCACCATCCACAACTACTCGGACATCGAGGAGCAGGAGGACGGGCCGCCCCAACGCGGCGGGCCCCCTCCGCGGGGCAGCGctcgcccgcccgccccggcgcGCCGCCCGCGGGACGCCGCCGCCGGGAAACCGAGCGGCCGCAGGAAGAgccgggcggccgcggccgaAGAGCCCTTCGCGGCGGAGACCCAGTACCGGCGGGACTTCAGAGCGTGGCCCCTCCCGAGGAGGGACGACTTCCCCTGGGTCAGTGCCAGtagcggcggcggcggcgggagggaCGGGGCCGCCCTCCAGCCCGCCCCGGGACGCGCCGCCTGCGCCctgcccggcggcggcgggagaCCGGCGGTCGACGGCCCCGAGCAGCTCCGGCCCCGCTCGCAGGCGGACGGCGGCCACACCACTTCCTACAGGTAACCGGGCCCGGCGAtggccccgctccgccccgagccggggctgctcctgccgcGGGCGGGGGACGCTCCTCCGCAGCGCGGGGCGGGGATGCCggcgggcggccgcggcgcGGGGGAGCCGCCACCGAGGGGAGGGGTACGGGGGCTGCCGGCTCGCCGGCGGGCTCAGCATCTCGCCGAAACCGCCTTGGCTTTTGGAAGTGCGGTCCTTAAAAGCGTCTCGTGCCCCGGGCGGGTGCCTGGCCTCGGCGGCCCCTGTGCTTGCCGGAGCAGCGGAGCCGGCCTCGGTGCGCGCAGCTGCCCGCCCCGCGCTCAGCGAGAGGAGGGAGCACGCCGGGGTGGGATCCATGAtgccatccatccatccatccatccatccatccatccatccatccatccatccatccatccatccatccatccctggcGCAGCAGCGCTTTACCCACCCTCTGCCGGGTGACACCGCACCTCCGACAGCCGGAGCTACCCGCGTCCCGTCCGTGCCCGACAGCCGCATCCCTTAGTGCCATCATCCTTTTCCCTTTAAAACTCCTGGAATGCGACATTCAAGGCGAGCCAAATTACAGCCTTAGAAGATTAGTCAGACAAGAAGACATTTGCAGGAAATATCCCCCATATCATCTAATgggcaatggaaaaaaatgtcacaAACCACTTGTCTCAGAGCCTTTAAAATTTAAGTGACTTCTCTTATTGATGTCTTCCTTTCACTCTGAACAGTATGACCGATTACAGATGCTTATTTTCTGGAACAAGCAGTCAGGTGGGATGCGCCTAAATCCAACTTTTGTTCTTATTGACATCCTCCACGGGAGGAGAGGGATTTTAGCTCCTACAATGATGCTGTTGAATATTGTATTGGTTTCATGTTATTACCACATGCTCCCTCATTATGATGTGTGCCATGTTTTAATAGACCTATGAGGTATTCTAATAGagtaataattttaattctaacCGATTCACATTTAGTATTTAGGCACCTATTACCTATTATTATCTACCTAGGAGACATTTCTCTTCATCACTGCAATTCATTAGATTATTTATCACAGTACTTTTAAGACAAACTGGGGGCCCTGGGGAGGATTACCAGCCTGCACAGCAGTATTGCTTTTCCCACTCCTCTTGCACTGCACTGTGTGCAGTTAACATGCAGAATGAAAGGATAACTGCAGTGCTTGAATTTATGTGCTATTTTCTCCTTTGGCATATCTCACAGGACAACCACTGAGTAATTACTGGTTTTAAGGCAAAGCACTTTTCAATTTCAAAGCAGCAAGGCATTACTTCAGAGAAACCTGTGTAGAACAAGACTAGCAAGATTCATCTTTCAGCAACACATCCATCTCACCTCGTTGTTGAAGCCTCCCCTGCCTTTTCAGCCTGACTAGAGAGGAAGGCTGCATCAGCCTGCACTAGAGCCACAGCTTTCCTACAGCTGTTCAAGTGCTCAGAGTCACTTCTCTTACCTTCCTTCTCTCTGAGAAGAACAAGTGTACAGATCACAGGACAAAGTACTGGCTAGGGCAACATACCATCatgcaaaccaaaacaaattttacaAAAAAGTAAGGCTTCAAGGTAGTTGAGGAACTACTCAGAGCTGAAAGAAGGAGCAGTGCATGACAAGGATGGAGACCTAAGCCAGGGCAGCCACACCACATAAAAGTTCTCATATAAAACCTTTTAGCTGTTTGAAAGCACACTAAACAGAAGCAGAACTATGTAAGTCAAGccactttttgcctttttccagtAATTCCCACGGTTTCTTTAGATTATCACCTGGTACAACATTGCATTTAAATCACTGTATCACTGAGCACACAGGAGTCACaacaagcagcaggaaaaaagttcACAATAACTTCACAGGCTCCAAGAGTATATTttcatttacctttttttttttttttttttaagactaagCGTGTACTTGGCAGTTACACTCATTATTAGTTACACTTGGGATACTGGGTCTGTATTTGCTAGCTTCAGTGATGGCACTCCTTCAGTCTGAAGCAGGGAAGGAGTGATGACAGTACACCCACCTTTGGTAAGCTGAACACTCACAACCCACAAGGACATTTCCATGAGAACCACTACAGTTCACTCCTCTTACCTTATTTTCCAAAGGCAGCACTGCAATCTGCAAACATTTGTCCAATATTCAGTCAGTAGCTGAACAGCACCATTAAGGATTGATATTCATCTTCCTCTATATCAAAGACCATGAACACCCTCTTTGTTTATTAAACTGTGCCTTGGTGGGCATACACAGCCCCACTGTGCTCTGGCAACAGCGATCTCCCCCAGTTGTCGACTGTacatccccagggcagcagggaagtCAGATTACCTGTGGCAGAGGCAGATCAAGGGGGTTTCCCTTACTGAGGCCCATTGTGTCCTGAAGAGGAGGTTGGGAACCCCATGAACCCCATGATGTCTTTGGGGTGGCTGGAAAAAGGGAGAGTGTCCTGCAGAGACATGCAGGCAGAGAGCACTGCAGTAGGTAGTAGAGAGGAGCAAAGGTATGATAACACATGCTTTTCGTAAGACAGTCTCTGCCTTGCTAGGGAGAACATTAGGGAGATTCCCTCTTTTCTGCTTGCAGGAGTATCAGCCCTCCCTGTGGGGCAGCCCTGAAGACTGGGTTCTCTGATGGGGAGCTGTGTCCACTCTCCCAAGAAATGGGTCATTTGAGTCTTTTGTACTCCAAGTGCTTCAGCAGGTTCTGTGCACAGCTGGGTCAGGCACACACcatgtgtgtgtgctggagtGTGGGCACTGCTGGTCAGTAGCCTCCAGCTGTACTTTGTGTCTGTGTCAGGTCTCAGCAGATGCCTGGGCTTGCCTAGCGGGAAAGAGAAATCAAGACTGTCTTGAAAAAGACAATGCAGAAGAGTTGGCATTGATACATGGTCCACTCCACGCTTTTAATGGCAATAGGGGTTTTCTTGCTTCACTCTGTAAGGTGTTGCGATTTCTTTAGTTTTTGTagtttgtttgagtttttttaattcaggaaTTTTGACTCTGACAGCCtattgtgtttgtttctgtgaagCACCCAAGTGTAGTGTTGAGTGCCCAGTAACATTCAGCACCATTTGATGTGCTTTTGTGTATCAGTGCAATGCTCCTGTGAGACTTCATTCTGCACTCTGCTTTAAGCTCAGAAGGAAACACAGCTGCACACAAAACTGTCTGTACATCGTGAAGCTGGTCAGCATGACCTGGCATTTCccagaataaaataaacctCTGGGATCAGTGACTGAGACTGGAGGAAGCTGTCTATGGCTAGAATAAAGATAAAGGTGGAGGGGGTGTTGGGAGGATACCTGTACTCCCAAggaagcaaagatttttttgttgtttgaaatAACAACTGAATAAACGGTGGAAGGACAGCACAACTGCCTGCCCTACAAGCTATTGCACTGTGTCCCCAGATCTTTGGGCAGCTTCTGTCTCCCTCCAGTCCCTCAATTTTGGCTGAAGTCCTGCAGggtctgaatgaagtcaaaCCTAATGGGGCTGCATTGTGGGAGCTCAGGCACACAAGTCCAAGGCAAATTGATACAAGCTGCACTTGAAAGGCTGAAATGGGATGTGCTCCAACTGTGAAAAGATCCTGGGGACTGCTGCAGAGGGTTGCAGTACATTACACCTTAGTGAtgctggaggaggcagaagaAAGTGCTGAGTGGCCTCTCTGCACCTTCCCAAGGGTTTGTCCTTTGGCGTCAGGAAGTGACTTCTCCCTTCAGCAGTAAGTTGCAGGTGCTGTGTACTTTTGGCTTTGCACACAATTAATTGTAGTACTAGGTCTTGATTGCGTTTAGCAGACATTCTAGAAATAGAGAAGTGCTTTACTTAGCTCTCTTAACAGAGGATGAGGAAAGCATGTGCTGTCAGCAGGTTTCCCCAGCTGGCTCTGTTCTCTGGATGTCATCTTCTTACCTTGTTAGAAGGCAACAGGGATGAAGGCACAGCCTCTTGGCCAGGGCGAGTATTGCTGGGAGAAGAACCCTATTCAAGACTTAGCTAGACTATAAATCACTACAGACATCAGTTTTCCCTTCAGTAACCTGCCAGCTTTTGGAAAACACTTCAGATGTGTAAGTGAGAACATTGCACCAGAGCTGTGAGCAGTTGTTTTGCCTCTTCTCCCCCCACCCTTCGGCTTTACTTGTATTGGCACATGGGGAACTGGGAGATGACTGCAAAtttctgcacacagacacaagGCAGACCCCGAGCAGAGCCCTGTCCATGCAGTTGGGGTTTCCAGGACAGGTATTTTGAGCAGGTGTGAGAGCCAAGAGCACCCACCTTGTTTGCTCTTGGGAGGCACAGCAGTGAAGACCAAGCTTGGGCCCTGACATCATGGAGGTTTCCTGCTCACCCAGAGTGAGCCATGTTGCTCTGATGGAAAGAAAGCTCATAAGGACCTGGAGTAATTAAGGGGAAAGATGCCTGTTGTGCCATTGCTCGTGATTTTTGGGAATAGTAGGTGGAAGGTACCTCAGCAAACTGAATTCCCACCTTCTTGCACAAATACTCAGCACATGCCATCCTATGACCATGAAGCAGATTTCCCCCTGAGGAGGGATACTGCAGAATGAAGGGGAATGACACTTTTCTCCATAACTATGGATGCACTCACAGAGAGTGTTACTTAGCTGCCTGTACATTCATCTGCCTTCAAATAGTGCTTGGGTAGAAAAACCAAGTGAACTGTGATGACTGTTCCACTTTGAAAAGCATCTTAttgcagctttgcagaaaacagagagaagacCTGCAGTTGTGTTTAGCAATGTGTGGGATCAGGGCATGCACCTGAGCTGGCAGGGTTAATAGTACTGTGTATGAGGAGCTCCATCCTTGATCCAGCAAGATCTTTAAAGGCATGCTTATCCTTAATAATAGCAGTAAATCTTTTATAATCAAGGCTTACAGTTATCTTTACATTCTTAAGTATCTTGCTGCTTGGGGAAATTAATACTCAAGCCCCTGATTTTTATGCTATTTAAGAAGTAAGCTTGCTTGGTGCAGGCATTGGGATGGATCCAGAGAGACTCACTGTGCACTGCATAGCCTGGCTGGGAGAGGCACAGAGGTGTGTGAGGAGACACACAGTGGGGCTGGGAATTGGGGCTCAAGAGAGGGTGTTTGTTGTGCAAACTGTGCTGTAGAATTGAAGCGTGGGATTCAAAGATGTTCCttaaagcaggaggaaaatccTCCATTCGACGTCCACTTGGCCTTAGGTTAGAGTGAAAGACTGGAAAGTGAGTGAATGGCAGAAGTCAAGACCTTCACACCTACCCACGCATCCCCAGTCACATAGTTCTGACAGAAGGGAAGCAGCTGCCTGTCCTGTCACACCAGTGTAAGTGTTCTTTCCTTGGGCATCTGCCTGTGAGCAAAGCAAGCCCCTAACACTCACCCTAAAATAATAGTTTGAGTCTTAGGGGTTTTGTCTTATACTTTCATTCAAGTcttttgctgttgctttcttGTGACTTATGAACAGCTCCAAGTACTGCCTGACCTTACTGGAGCTGAGAGTTGAGACAGGAAATATCCAGGTggcttctgcttttctcctctgtagTTCCTGTGTGCTGGTCTCTCTATCTTTCTGCTATGTCTTTTCTCTACCcctctattttttcccctccttcagCCATTCCCCCATTTCTGTCCTCATGCTGGGCTCTTTGGCTGGATAGGAGAATGGGCACAGTCTGCCCCTGTGACCAAGGGTTGGAAGGGCACCCCACCAGTGTCTGACACAGCTCAGAGGAAGCAGTTTAATGGCTCCATTATCCAGGAGGGCTCCTGAATGTCATGCAGAGCTCTCACTGTGACCATGACCTGAAGCTTTTGCAATCCTCCGCTTTTTCAGGAGACATCATAGCACCCTCCTGACTGTGGAGATCTTTGCCAACAAGTGGACTTAGTCTGTCCCTTGGGACTGCtggctgcccagctctgcctgggcaaACCAGATGTATGTCCCTGACAGTAGTCTGTGAAGAGCTGTGTTGCCAACAGGGACACATTTCACACCTCACCTCTTCTGCCGAAAACAGTCTGGCTTCCCCAGGGGACATCTAGAGTAGTTTGTACgttcaaaagaaaataagagacaAGATGTGCACACGAGTTTCCTTCTAAACAGAAATTTGGAAGAATGTTCATTATGCTGTTTAATTCTCACTGGTGTGCTGGGTATGAGAAGGAAGAGGGGAGAAGAATGAACACAGGTCAGGCAGTGTAGCTTTGAGTTACAGTCAGCTACACAGAATgagcctttttctccccttcttaAATAAGAAATGTTATGCAGTGGCTCAGAACCACCGCTGATAATTAACCATGCAAAGGCAACTGTGACATAAAGATGAGGTACTAAAATGGCAACTGTTCTGCATTGGTGGTGTATGCTATCAATGCCAGTGGTAAATCTGTATGGaaacagcagccccagcactgcaaacaGCACTGTTGGGATTCCCACTGTCTGCCTCCCTACGCCTAACGGAAGTGCCCTCTACCTTggtgaaattaaaaaaccttCTAGGCTAGATTTTCACTAggtcagtgaaataaaaaggattttgcTGACAGCTTTCTCTGCAAAGCAGAGAGCATTAGTAGAAtgggggaagagctggaggcagcacatAGGCTGGTCATCGTGTGGTTCACAGCATTCAGCAGCTTGAGCTGCAGCAGACACTGTGTCTGGAAAGAACAGAAGGACCAATCCCAAACCCCTCATTCCCAAATCATGGCCTGAAGTCTGCAAGGCCACAGGATGAATCATAGTGGGGACATCTCTCTTGCCTGGCCCCGTCTCAGCTGTTTAACAGCCTGGTACAGGCAGTCTTGTTCACCCGGGGGAGAGTGGCACATAAGCACCAGCTCAGTGAAACAGCTCTCATCAATGCTGGGTTTCATCACAGCACTCTGGTAATTAACAGCCcgtgctttttttgtttgtttgtttccagctTATACATTCTTTGTACTCCCACTTGCTCCATCTCTCATCACCGCAGGGGTTAAACTGTCACAGCAGGCCACAAGCCTCCCTCTCCTCACTGCACTGATTCAAACCTTCCCCTGCAGACACATCCCCACACTTTACAAAAGAAGTGCCTTTTCTCAGGCTCTATTAACCGGTTttgagaaagagcaaaaaaagagttgaaaacccagtgattTATATTATCAAAGCACTGCAGCAACCCACGTGCAAAAAGCTGCTTCTTAATTCTTCCTAGAGTGAGTTAGAGGTAAAGAAACAGCAGTACACAGAAAGCAGCCCTGCCCTTTTGGTCCCTACTGTTTTAAAGCCTGTGTGCTACTCAGGATGTCTTTGTCTTTCAGAACCCCAATGGTTTAGTACTTCAAGTACCACTGGGTCATTCCTATTTATGGAGATCAAAAATCTCACCTGTAGGTTGTAAAAGTGGAAGACAAAACAGAACCTAAAGAGAGCCTGGTCATTGAGTTCTGGCCCTGGAGGCTGCTTTCTCTCCACTGCAGGTCCTTGGAGTCCCAAAGTaacctggcagctgctgctgtctaGGCacaaggggaggaggagaggggtgCAGCAGGAAGGGTGAAGATTACTATGTCCAGCAGCAGTCAGTCTTGCATGTTcgtccccagcagcagctggatgtcACACTACGCAGGGTACAAAGGGGAAGACAGTCACTAACCTTGTCACTTGACATCTTAAACTAAGTATCATTAAAAACAGGTcatttctcttccccaggctttGATCAGATTGACTCCACTCGTGACTCCAAGACTGATTTCTAGTCAAGTCACCAGACTGATATTTGGGCTGGCGTTCTTTCTGACTCTTGGCTATGAGCTGGGGATGGGAACATGTGTCCTGCAAGCTTAGAGACAGAGCAAATTTAGTGAGCAGCACTTTCTCAACCAAAGGTTATAATAttcctttcttgttttaagTACCTCAGCTCCCAAAAGGAACTAAGCCAAGTTGTCTTTCTTTTGCTCTGCCTTCATTTTTGGCTCAGAG harbors:
- the MAP6D1 gene encoding MAP6 domain-containing protein 1, producing MAWPCISRVCCLARFWSQLDKSDLSVPLTIHNYSDIEEQEDGPPQRGGPPPRGSARPPAPARRPRDAAAGKPSGRRKSRAAAAEEPFAAETQYRRDFRAWPLPRRDDFPWVSASSGGGGGRDGAALQPAPGRAACALPGGGGRPAVDGPEQLRPRSQADGGHTTSYRQEYRPWTGAKPSKPIKSKQGFIIPEDHFVQESSYKADFKIPEVKTRFSPNPSAVFQAPSRILNV